The window TATCGTCTTGGATGATGCGGCGGATCGCCGGTGGGGGAATGCGTTTACTCCCTCTGGACGAAAGTGAGCGTCAGAAACTAGATTTGCGATCGCCGATGGCACTTCGAGTCGCCAACGTCGGCAAGTACGGGCTCCACGCGACCGCTCACAAAGCCGGCGTGCGGGTGGATGACATCTTGATCGAGTTCGACGGCCAATCGGATTTGATTCGCGAAGCGGATGTCTTTGATCACGTCAACGAGAAGTTTCGCCCGGGCGATCGAGTCCAGATGAAGTTCCTTCGCGATGGCCGCGAACGAACAGTCGAAATTCCAATCCAGAAGTGACCCGATTGATCCCATCGGGCCAACCACCTGCCCCGCGGCACGGACGCCGCTTTTTTATTTTCTTTCGGCAGTCGCAGACGCTTGCCTTCGGTTTGTGACTGCCCTGAATCAAGCAAGACGGTGCGTTCCGCTACAAACTCGCGCTCCGTCGCCCTTGAATCTGGACGGCCGGTCTTTTTCTCTCGCCGTGACAACTGCAACCGAACTGGCATCGCAGGCTGCTGATTCCTGCAAATGGCTCTTGATCGACATCGATTAAGGAGCGACTGACATCCGTGGCCGCCGGGTTACTTCCCGACATGACCGCAGCATCGACACTGTGCTGATTTGCTTGCATTGATCGCAGGAACGCCCACCGTGGTTGGAAACTGCTGCCAAAGACTGCAAGACGGAACCGAAGACGAACAATGATTCGGTTCATCTCGCTCGAAATGCATGCCCCATCCAGCCGGGCTGCTTGCAATGCTAGCAAACGACGCGTGGGTGCACTTCGACTCACGCCAGTCGAGGAAAATGGCGTCCATCGGCGCCGGCCCGTCGCAGAAATGGAAGTCAATCTTGTGCTGCCGATCGCTCCCTGAGTAGATTCCGAGATTGCTTAGCAAAATCTTCAGTCAGCAAAAACTACGATCACATGAACCACTCAGCTTCGCGTCGGAAGGTGGACGACCTATTCAGTGCAACGGCACATCGTGCACGCAAGTTGAGTCGTCGCCTCAGTCTCAAAAGACTCGCACGAAACGTCTGGCCTTCAAAACGTAGAAAAGGTGTCCGACGGTTCGCGGATCCTTCGCTCGGTCGTCAGGGATTATTCCAAGCCCTGAACGACCGCAACGTCAATTATGTCGTCTTGCGTTGGTTCGAAAATGTACCCGAATGGCCCGAAGGGGAAGACATCGATCTGTTGATTGATGTCGCTGACCTGCACTTGGCGGATGATCTATTTGTCACCAATAGCCGAGAAATCCCTTGCGACGTCTACGGTACTGGACCAGCCAAAAACGCATGTTGGAAAGGTTTGTCGTACTACCCTCCCTACCTTGCTGAAGAGATCATCCAATCTCGAACCTTCCACCGGGACCTCTGCTACATCCCGAACGAAGAGCATTACTTCCTATCGCTGGCGTACCATGCGCTCTACCACAAGGGCAACGCATCGGGTTTGCCGTGGGACGACAATGAGGCAACTCAGCGACAGGGCAAACAAAACAGCGACCACGACTACGCTGACCGCTTGCGGGCAGCCGCCCCAGCAAAGTTCCAAAACACATCGATGACGATGGAAGGTTTGGAGCGCCTGTTGACGAGCCAATCTTGGAATCCACCGGTGGATACATTGCGACGATATGCGTCACTCCGTCCGGAACTGGCCCAATTCCTTCCACCTGCGATCGACAACCAACATGGCGAACTCATCGTTGTGCTGTTTCGACAATCCGCAGTCGACAACCAGATTTTGGACGAAGCCATTTCGCTATTCCGCCAAAAGCATCGCCTAGAAGTCATTGGCCAACATGAGCTTTCCGCTGAAGCTGCCCAGCTAGCTTCAAAACACATCCGAGGCGGGAATTGGGATGAAGGCCCGTTCCCGCAGTCCGGTGGATTACCTGCCGTTGCATTGGCGTTGTTTGATTTTCACCCAATCGAACCCACGCCCGCTGAAAAGGAACAGTACCCCTACATACAAAACCGTCGTGTACTGTTCAAAAAGGAAATCCGACGACTGCTTAACAAGCGATTGCCCAAAACGCAGTGGAGCAATTGTGTGCATTCCAGCGATGACGAACTCGAAGGCCTGGAATACCTTGAAATCATCGACTCGTCGTTTCACACAGAAGTACAAAATCATGTCGACCACTTGCGTCGCAGCTACAAAACACCTGAACCAGTCATTCGATCGCTTCGCAAACCCGCCAACCGTTCGAAAACGGAACTCATCCAGTGGAACGGGCAAGAAGCCGTCCGAAAAACATTTCGCCCCAGTTTCAAACGGTTCTGCGATCGCGAAATATTCATCTACCAAACCTTGGGACCTCAATTACACACGGTCCCGGAAGTACTGGAATTCAGCGACTACAGCTTCGTGCTTCCAAAGTATGAAAATTGCTTGGCCAACTTGTCTCTTCGCAAACAAGGCAAACTGCTGAAACCTTACGCGAGCCAAGTTCTCGAATTGCTTCGAGCAACATTCGCGTTGAAACGCGTCATCATCGATTTCCATCCAGGCAATTTGATCCTGACACCAGGAGGCGATCTCTATTTCGTCGACTTTGAATTCACTCAGCCTCTTTCGGATTGGCCGAACTCATTCATGCAGTCGCCGGACCTCGTCGGTTTGCCATCCGGTTTCTCCGGGGACCGTCCCAGCAATTTGCCGCAGAACGGTTACACCTATGACGATTTCTGGAAGCCCATCTTCCAGTGCAGCTTAGAGACGCTCATCAAGCAATGCAAAATTGACACTTCATCCGCTGTCATGGAGAAACTGTCGATCACTGATTTCAAGTCAGGCGAGCAATCCACTTCATCGCTCCGCGAAGCCGGCTAGAGTCATTGGGACGTTCGATTTACAACTTGCGGAACTGCTTTGCTAGCATTGCATTCGGCTGAAATCGCCTGCTCGTTACAATGGGGTTATCGAATGGACTGAAAGGATCTTTGACTTTGAAGGAGTGTGTCATGACACTTGCAATGGAACACCACTTCGACCAAACGGTCGAATCCCAGATGCGAAACTTTTTTCGGACTCTCGGCGAGAAGGATCGTCGACGCTACGCAGCGATCGAAGCCAGGAAGCTTCCTTTCGGAGGCATCCGCTACATCGCCAAAGTACTTGGCTGCTGTGAGAACACGATCGCAAGTGGCATCAAAGAGCTGGAGAGCCTTGCTGATGGTGATCCCCTGGAAGGACGCCAGCGAGTCGAAGGAGGTGGCCGCCCAAAAAAGAACTGAGCTGTCCGTCACTCATGAATGAGTTGCGGGCAGTGATCCAAGACAATACTGCCGGTAGTCCCACCGTGCCTGGCTTGAAGTGGACGCATCTGTCGGTCGCTGAGATTGTCAGAGAATTGTTCCAGCGAGGAATCAAGGTTGCAAACGAAGTGGTTTCTCGTTTGCTCGGCGAGATGGGGTTCAAGACTCGCCAGCAGGTGAAATCAAAAACCAAGGCGCCAAGTCGCGACCGTGACGAGCAGTTTGAAAAGATCGAGAAGTCCATCGAGGACTACAAAAACACGGGAGATCCTGTGTTTAGCATTGATAGCAAACGAAAGGAATCGCTGGGTGAAGTCCACCGTAGCGGCGACGTGATTGCCAATCAGGCAGCGGAAGTTCTCGACCATGATCTACCAGCTTACCGTGATGGCGAAGTCACACCGCATGGGATCTACGACGTGCAAGAAAACACGGGGCACGTGACAGTGACCACAGGTAGCGACACCGGTGAATTCGCGGTGGCATCGTTTCAAAGGTACTGGGAAGAAGTTGGTTCGGTCCAGCACGCCTCGGCCAAGCGAATTCTCCTCTTGTGTGATTGTGGTGGCAGCAACAGCTACCGTTCAAACACGCTCAAGCACCATCTTCAGGAACTGTCCAATGAACTCGGGTTGCCGATTCAGGTGGCCCACTATCCGGTTCATTGCTCGAAATACAATCCGATTGAACGGCGAGAGTTTAGCCACGTCGAACGAGCGTTTTCAGGCCGAATTTTTTCAACAGCCTCGGACGTAGCAGAGGCTGCTGAATCAACATCCACCCAGACCGGGTTGAACGTCACCACAGCAGAACTCCCCGAATTCCAGCCTGTTCGCAAGAGCGGGAAAAGAGTGCCGAAACCACCGAACGTGGAATACGACAAAGATCTCCCCGACTACAACTACACGTTCAACCCACAGTAGTTGAATACGCAAGTTGTAAATCGAACGTCCCTCTGACTCCAACGCCCACCCGAGAAAGAGATGTTCCGATCGACGTTGAGCCGGCGGAACACTCTTGGCCCGTGTTCCGTCATATCAACGACGCCACAACATTCGGAAACAGGCCATCTCGACCAAGGCACGCGAGACGGTCCATTTCACATCGTCTCGCGAGCGTTTTTAAAACTGATGTCAAGTTGGTTAAGAATAGATAAAACGGCAAAGCCTACATTGCTACTCAGATGGGACAGTCCTACGATTCGCGTAGCAACAAATCCCTCTGACTGAATCGGTCCCAAATGATTAGCAAGTGCAATGTTGGCACGACGCTCCAGCCAACGTTGGCCACGCTGGAAACAAGCTTTTCTCCAGAGTGTCCTCCACTCCAAAAATCCAATCTGACCACCCCTGCCAATCCCTCAGCCCCCTCCCCTGCACTTTCCTATTCCGAAAAAGAATCGGCAGGACGACGGTTAGTGCGACTACCTAAGGCGATCCTCCACAAGCTGACTGGTGGAAGAATCGCTCAGGCGTGCTTGAATCGGAATGCAATCATTTCTCAAAGAATGATGGGCATCGGAGCAGGTGCTGGAGTACTAAACAGTGGGGAGGCCGCGGTATTCCCATTGCTACCCCGACAATCGAGTGAACCTTTGGTTGTATTCGACGTGGGTTCGAATCGCGGACAGTTTTTGAACCTGGCACGTAAATCTTTGGCAGGCAGAGACTTCCACATCCATTGCTTTGAACCTGGCCGGAAGACTTTTGAATCACTTTCAAGTCAGGCGACTGATTCGAGGGTCACTCTCAACAACGTCGCGGTGGGAAATTGCGAAGAATCTCGCACACTGTATTACGACCGATGCGGGTCGGGCATGGCGTCACTGACCAAGCGGGAACTCAAACATCGAGGCATCCAGTTTGACCAATTCGAAGAAGTCTCTGTAACCACGATTGACCGCTACTGCGAAACGCACGGCATCCAAGGCATTGACTTGCTCAAATTGGACATCGAGGGGCATGAGTTAGATGCACTCAAGGGAGCCGAAAAAACATTCAGCCAGAACGCGATCCGGTTTGTCACGTTTGAAATGGGCGGTTGCAACATCGACACGCGAACTTTCTTCCGCGACTTCTGGAACTTCTTCACGGATCAGAAAATGACGTTGCATCGAATCACTCCATCCGGGAGCCTGATTGAAATTCGTCGTTACAAGGAAACTCACGAACAGTTTCGCACCACGAACTTCGTTGCCATTCGCCAAGATCGTTGAAACGCGAGCGATCCAAGCTTGGCGAGTCCTTCAAAAATGGCGAGTCAATCTTGCCGTCTGACTCGACAATTCGGTACGAACGAGTGTTCCACTACCTCGCCAGGGGCACTCAGCGGATCGAAACAGCATGGCAATACCGACGAAACCTCGAATCAGCGTGATCATCACGACATTCAATGCCCCGGACGAGCTCTGGCTTGTACTGGTTGGCTACCAGATGCAGACAGAACGTGATTTCGAGATTCTGATCGCTGACGACGGATCCGATTCGAGAACGGCCGCCGTAGTCGAACGGTTCCGAAACTCTTGCGACATCGAAACTCATCATGTCTGGCATGAGAACGATGGCTTTCGCAAATGTGAAATCCTCAATCGCGCCATTGAGCAGGCCAATAGTGACTACTTGCTCTTCACCGACGGTGATTGCATCCCCAGACCAGATTTTCTTGCAGTCCATCTGCGTGAAGCTGAACCAAAACGATTTCTTTCAGGCACCTACAACAATTTGCCGGAATCGTTCAAAGGGTTGATTACCGAAGCCAATGTTCGGTCCGGTCTCGCATTCCGCCTCAAATGGCTTCGCACGAACGGCCTCCCGTTCAGTTCGAAGTGTCTCCGCCTGGTACGCAACAAGACCTTCACTTCGGTTATGAACCGCCTCACCACAACCCGGCCAACCTGGAATGGGTGCAACGTATCAGGCTGGAAATCAGATATCGAAGCTGTCAACGGATACGATGAACGAATGCGTTACGGAGGCCTGGATCGCGAAATCGGCTTGCGGATGAACAACCTAGGAATTCGCGGGAAGCAGATTCGATTCAAAGCCATTTGCTTGCACGTCGACCACCCGCGGGGTTACATGAATGACGAAGACCTTCAAAGGAACCTGTCTATTCGCAATGACACGATCCGCAGCAAGCTGACGCGAACACCCTATGGCATTCGGCGAGCCGCGTAATGGCCACATCAGCTCACCTCCATCTTTCCGATGAGAAGCAGACCCTCGACTCCAAGGCAAGCGATCGAGATTGCGCGACGACAGAAGCAAGCGCATCGGACAAGACTTGCACGATATCGATCAGTGGCGGGCTCGGCAATCAAATGCTGCAATACGCTGCGGGCCGAGCACTTTCGATTCACCATGACTGCTCGCTTCAACTCGACTTGAAATTCTATTCCAGCAAGCGGCATCGATCCTATGAGCTCGATGCGTTCCCGATTCAAGCACATCGATCGATCAAGCCTAGTTTTTTCAGCCAGATCCTAAGCAAGATCCAAAGCGAATCGAAACACGTCCCAACCTATCAAGAACAATCGAAACGGTTTGATCCGGCTTTCTTCAACACGGAACCGCCGGTCAAGATTCGCGGCTATTTCTTCTCGGAGAAATACTTCTCGCCATACGCCGATCAGATTCGGACTGAATTGACGCCTCCCATTCCACCGGACCAACCCGCTCGCGACATGGCGATTCGGCTGAAGGAATGCGTGTCGACTTCTCTGCATGTCCGCCGAGGCGACTATGTAACCAATGCAAACGCACGGCAGCGATTTTGGTGCTGCACCAGTGAATACTTCGAAGCCGCGATAGAGCGACTCCCCACAGACTCGACTGTATTTGTCTTCTCCGATGACATTGAATGGGCCAAGCAAAACATTCGTTCATCTCGGACGACCGTTTATGTCAACGATGAACTAAAGAAAGCCGGCTCTCCGGAAACGGGTTTGAGAGACTTGTGGCTGATGACCCACGCAAAGTCTCACATCATCGCAAATTCTTCATTCAGTTGGTGGGGTGCGTGGCTCGCAAACTCTGAAGCGAACTTGACGATAGCCCCTAAAAAGTGGTTTAACGACCCTGAGATTGATGACTCCGACATTGTCCCATCAAGTTGGCATCGAATTTAAGCGGCTACCGCAATGAAGATATCCAACTCCGGCACGTGCTTTTTCTCACGATCGGTCTGAAATAAATGTTCAACTACCTGCTAAAATATGCTCGCCGCAAAACGGACCCGATTTCGCTGCTTCAACAGCTAACAAAGGGTAGCAGCGAATATCGCACTCTCGTTCACGTTGGTGCTCACCTGGGCCAAGAACGAACAAACTACGAGTCCAAAGGCTATCAGAAGATACTTTGGATCGAAGGTTCTGAAGAAATACACGCAAAGCTGGCTGACTCACTTCGCCAACACGACGGCCCTGCTGAACACAGCACCGCATGTGCCTTGCTGAGCGATCGCGATGGAGAGGAAATTGGCCTTCGATGTTTTAGCAATAACGGCATGTCGAATTCCATCTTTGCCCCTGCGGAACAGCTAACGAGTCGGTGGCCTACGGTAAAAGAAACCGGCGAAATCGAGATGCAACGCTCCGTCAGCCTCGATCGCCTTTTGGCGAATACTCCATTCGCCAACGACTGCGACGTTTTAGTTGTGGATGTCCAAGGTGCCGAACTACTCGTCCTCAAAGGCGGACTAACGACACTGAGTCGCGTCAAAGCGGTTGTCTGCGAAGTATCCACCGTGCCCTATTACGAGGGTGGCGTGCTGTTCAAAGAGTTGAACCAGTTCATGGAATCCCATGGATTCCATGCAATGTCCACGCCTCGTCGTCATGGCGACATGCTCTTCATGCCAAAAGCGGCTCAAAGCAAACTAGCTGCTTAGCATCGCAACTTCACCTCATATACGCCCTCAGCTACTCGATCTCGGAACACTCCCATGGCGAATCAAATCAAACAGCTAAAACAGACCTGGCGGCTTTGCAGCTCGGTGGCAAACGCTTTCAAAGGCAAGATTCGCACGACACTCGGCATTCGCAAGCCAACCAAGACATGCCAGATCCCCGAACTCAAACGCATTGTCGACGAAACGTTTCCCGAAGACGAACGCGGTGTGTTTGTAGAAGTTGGTGCATATGACGGCGAACGATTCTCCAACACATCATGGCTTGCTGATGCCGGATGGCGGGGTTTGTATGTCGAACCGTCCAAGCAATTTTCACGGTGGTGCCGCCTCCGTCATATGCTCAACCGAGTGACCGTCCTCAATGTCGCCGCAGGAAACGAGAACACCAGCGCAACGCTTCAGCAAATCGGATCGCTCAGCACCATGAGCCAAGCGACGTTCGAAGAGTACGATCGAATCGATTGGGCCAAGCAACAAATTGCCAAAGAGTGCAAACAACAGCAAACAGAAGTTCTCAAACTCGACAAAATCCTTGCAGACCAAAAGATCCCAGAGGCATTTGATGTTCTCGTCGTTGATGTTGAAGGTTACGAAGAGAACGTCTTTTCTGGCTTCTCCCTCGCTCAATGGAAACCGAAGCTGATCATCGTCGAACTGTGCGACATCCACCCTGACTTCCAAGACAACTTGGAACTCGTCGAGTCAGCGGGCCGTGTTCGCCAAACGATTCTGGCGGCAGGGTATCGAGAAAAATACAGCGACAGTATCAACACGGTCTTTGAAGTTGACGCTGCGTCACCGTGCAGCGAATCGAAAGACAGCCGAATCGCAGCCTAGCAAGGCTTGGCGAGTCGACCTGAACCGATGTCCGAATACAAGCGGCACACTCTTTTCGGACATTGGGACCAAACGGCGTACTCTCTACAACGCGTCTGCTTTGCTCAACCTCAGCTGGTGACGAGATCCCAGTTGGCTGAGGCTTTAACTGCTTCGGTAATTGAGACGTCTGTGAAGCTACTTAGAATCGCTGCGTCACGAGCGTTCTGAAGACGATCCTTTGTTGAGACGATTGCTTTGAAGCGTCGCCAAACCGACGGGGATACTGAACGTTGCAACTCTGCAACACATAAAGTCGATGCTCGATCCGACTCAACCGTCTTCAATCGCTTTGCGTAGCGGCTGTTCGGATTTTGGTCGAGCTCGTAGTTCCCAAAGCCATGGTCTGGCTTCAGGTACTTCAAATGCCAGTAAAGAAAGCCGACGAACTTGCGAGGCAGGTTTCCACGATGAAAACGTTCGAAGCGACGATCGTGTGTGAAATAGGTTTCTTCGCTAACCGGAAAGAAACCAATATCGCCCCCACCCGAAATTGAATCATCCAAGGGCACCGATAAATCGCCGTTCTCATTCAACAGAAGATTGGGCCCGGAGAAACAATGCATTTCATTGAACGCCGAACCGAGCATTCGTATCGAGTCCGTCACTTCTTTTGTTGCTTGTCCAATCGCAAGATGATCGTCATCTAGCTTCGTAGCAACCTGATAACGGGTAGCCGCGAGCGAAAAATTGTAATAGTTCACCAAGCTGTTCGGCGAATCACCGGGAGTTTCAATGTGCCCGGTGCTGCCCGGTGGATATACCCGGTCGGTGTAGTGAATCACCCGCAGTTTTTCTTCACCAAACTCCGCCTGCAAGCTTTCTAGTATCTCCACCGAACGATCAGTGCATTGATTGTGCACTGCAACGATCTCATCAAAGTAGGAGATATGGCTGCGGATCGTGGCTTCCAAAAATGCCTCACCATTGCGAATCCGCATAAATGCGGAGATCCCCGGCAAACGGCCAGTGACATTCAAGTGATCTCGTTCGAAACGATAGCCTGAAACGGTCGCCCCCAGACTACTTATCGGTGTTTTAGTATCACGCAAACTTCAATACCGCATACATGTTAACGCTGAGAGATGCCATACCGTCGAACAGAGACTTCGTGCCGAATCCGCTGACGATGGTGACCACGTGTGACTAAATAATGAACGAGAAATAAGTGCCAGGTACCTTTTGTGCGAAGCACCCCATGGTCTTTCCGGCAAAAGGCACCTGACACTTATTTCCCAACCGTTCTTAAGCCGCCTTGGCGAACGCGGGCGTTTGAAGTTGATCGATCCATTGGCACACGTGTTCGACACCGATCCGGTTGATGGCTTCCCGTCGTGGTGATCCACCGCGAGAATTGGCTTCGATCGCCATTGCGTGTTGCTGGTACGGACCGCGTGCGGAAGGCGACTCGGCTCCGTTGTGTGGACCATACAAACCAACCACGTTAGCACCAGCAGCGACCGAAGCATGCAACATCGGCGTGTCCTCCGCGATCACCACTCGGACCAATGGACTGAGTGCTGCGGACAATGATAGCGTCATGTCGGGTGCCAGCGAAGCGGCGTCCCCGGCGCAGGCTACGATCTGCTCTGCCTTCAATCGTTCTTCGAATGTTCGCCAAGTCACGATAGAGTGCATTTGAAACCGGTCCGCCAAATAGCGAGCCGTCGCTGCATAGCGATCAAACATCCATCCGACCGAAGACGAGACTCTTCCGGAGTCCATCATGACCAGATCTTGCCCGGCCCAGCGGTGGCGGTATCGCATCGCCCAACGGTGATCGGCGGACTCCACTGGCCAGTCAAAGCTGGCTTGCGGACGATCGATCGCGAGCGGTGCCAGAAGTTCCAACCGACGATCGACCACGTGGTGAAACACAGGTGTCACTAATTCATTGAGTAGACGGCGTCTTGGTGCGAATCGTGGCATCGTGTCCCAGCCAATCCGGCGTGCGGCGGCCGACAACTGACAAACGAAAGCGGACACAAACGACTCGTCGCAATCAATTGCCACGTCGAATGACTGCGCATTCAACTTTTGTTTGACGCTGCGAATGCCTCGTGGCGACCGATTCCAGCGGGTCGGCAGTTCAACGACTTCATCGATTGCAGAATGCTGCTCCAAGAAGTCCGCTTTTTCGACGCCGACCGCAATCGTGACATGCGAATCGGGGAAATACTCTTTCAGCGAACAAGCGACCGGCAGCGTCAAAATGCAGTCAGACAGATCACCCGTTTGGCTGAGCAGAATCCGCATGGGAGAAGATGACTCAAGAGACATAATCAAAATCAGTTGGAAAGCAGAATTCGTGATCAACGCGTTCGACGCGAAACGCCACTATCGACTGGAAATGGAACGGAACGCACGAATGCGAGCCCGCGGGGCCAACCCCCGAGTGTCCACCGGTTGATCGAGCACGTAACTGCCGACATTGCCGGCTTGGTCCGTGGCATCGATCCGCAAATAGATCTGACGTGGCAATTGAGGGTCCGCAGGCCAAACGTAGTCGCCCAGGTTTCGCAGACCTGCGGCGATGGTTGTCCAAGGACCTTCAGGTGTATCACTAAAGGAAAGCGTGATTGGACGCGACATCAAATATTGATCTTGGCACCGATACGCGATCACCAACGACCCGGCGCGGTCGGCCTCTCCGTAGCGAGCACCGGTGATGCTGACCTCGGGTTCGGTCTGGTCGACTACCACCACGATATCGGGTGCATCACCGCTCAGCGGTCGCGGGCTGGTCAAACCGTTCGCTGCAACGACCACGATTTGAAATCCAAAAATCCCTTCGCCGTTGGTTTCAATATCAAAAGGACTGGCTTTGTCGGGGTCAGTTCCCCAACGATTCCAAGTGATGCCGCCGTCTGTGGTTCCGTAAAGCTCGATTGCTTCCACGCCACGACCACCAATCGCCTCGATTTCAAAATCCAAGCTGAATCGATTGCTGTCGCTGTGACGGATCACGGAGCGTTCCGCCAATCGCTTCAAGTCCAGTGTTTCACGCGGATCCAGTGTTGTGCGTTCCATCGTTGCGGAACTGGCCCTTTGCGACTCGTATCGCATCTCAGTTGGTGTTTCCGCTGAGCGCCCACTTGGCTGATTTCCCGCTGAACCACCGAGCGACTGCGAGTCGCGACTTTTGCGATCTCCGGTGATTGGCGACCAAGGCGACTGCACAGGTTCTTTGGAATTCTGAATCTTGTCGACCGGCGAAGTCGGCTCGGGAGCATTCAGTTGCGACGGCGCATTGGTGTTCAAACCTGCCGGTGCAGGAATGGACTCAGGCAGGGACGGCCCTACATGAAACGGCGTCTCGGGTTCCGCCGACGATGAACCACCTGGTGTTCCCAGCGTTGGCGACTGTGCCAGTGGCGTTTGCGAGCCTGGCGGCTGAGCTTGAGAACTGGGGACCTGAGGACTGGTCTCCTGAGGACGGGGCAACTGAGAGCTGGGTAATTGTGGCGTCCCGATGGCCGGCGAAGGCCCCTGCGTCTGCGGTGCGGGTGCATCGAGCGGTCGCATCGCTTCGGCGGGAGTCTGCGGACGCGACGGTGCGGGCAACGATTCCGCTTCCGGCGTTGCAATGTTCTCAATGCTTCGCCCCGCTCCCATTGCCGACTGGTGTGGCTGCTGCCCGGATGCATTTTCAACGACAGGTCCATTGGGCTCGGACATCATCCCGGATGGCAATGGCAACATTTCGGGACCTTGCGACGCTGCCTTGCTGCTTCCAGCGGGCGCCTGGCCCGGCAAATCACCAAACCCCTGAAAGATCCCTTGCCCAAACGAGGGACCGTATCCATTGGGTCCCGATGCAAATCGCGTGGTGGGCTTGGATGCGACCCGCGGTTTTTGGACCAGCTCACTGACGATGGTTTCGTTGCCAGCCTGATCGAGAGCACGCAG of the Rhodopirellula baltica SH 1 genome contains:
- a CDS encoding aminoglycoside phosphotransferase family protein; its protein translation is MRWFENVPEWPEGEDIDLLIDVADLHLADDLFVTNSREIPCDVYGTGPAKNACWKGLSYYPPYLAEEIIQSRTFHRDLCYIPNEEHYFLSLAYHALYHKGNASGLPWDDNEATQRQGKQNSDHDYADRLRAAAPAKFQNTSMTMEGLERLLTSQSWNPPVDTLRRYASLRPELAQFLPPAIDNQHGELIVVLFRQSAVDNQILDEAISLFRQKHRLEVIGQHELSAEAAQLASKHIRGGNWDEGPFPQSGGLPAVALALFDFHPIEPTPAEKEQYPYIQNRRVLFKKEIRRLLNKRLPKTQWSNCVHSSDDELEGLEYLEIIDSSFHTEVQNHVDHLRRSYKTPEPVIRSLRKPANRSKTELIQWNGQEAVRKTFRPSFKRFCDREIFIYQTLGPQLHTVPEVLEFSDYSFVLPKYENCLANLSLRKQGKLLKPYASQVLELLRATFALKRVIIDFHPGNLILTPGGDLYFVDFEFTQPLSDWPNSFMQSPDLVGLPSGFSGDRPSNLPQNGYTYDDFWKPIFQCSLETLIKQCKIDTSSAVMEKLSITDFKSGEQSTSSLREAG
- a CDS encoding ISAzo13 family transposase, whose amino-acid sequence is MNELRAVIQDNTAGSPTVPGLKWTHLSVAEIVRELFQRGIKVANEVVSRLLGEMGFKTRQQVKSKTKAPSRDRDEQFEKIEKSIEDYKNTGDPVFSIDSKRKESLGEVHRSGDVIANQAAEVLDHDLPAYRDGEVTPHGIYDVQENTGHVTVTTGSDTGEFAVASFQRYWEEVGSVQHASAKRILLLCDCGGSNSYRSNTLKHHLQELSNELGLPIQVAHYPVHCSKYNPIERREFSHVERAFSGRIFSTASDVAEAAESTSTQTGLNVTTAELPEFQPVRKSGKRVPKPPNVEYDKDLPDYNYTFNPQ
- a CDS encoding FkbM family methyltransferase — protein: MGIGAGAGVLNSGEAAVFPLLPRQSSEPLVVFDVGSNRGQFLNLARKSLAGRDFHIHCFEPGRKTFESLSSQATDSRVTLNNVAVGNCEESRTLYYDRCGSGMASLTKRELKHRGIQFDQFEEVSVTTIDRYCETHGIQGIDLLKLDIEGHELDALKGAEKTFSQNAIRFVTFEMGGCNIDTRTFFRDFWNFFTDQKMTLHRITPSGSLIEIRRYKETHEQFRTTNFVAIRQDR
- a CDS encoding glycosyltransferase family 2 protein; amino-acid sequence: MAIPTKPRISVIITTFNAPDELWLVLVGYQMQTERDFEILIADDGSDSRTAAVVERFRNSCDIETHHVWHENDGFRKCEILNRAIEQANSDYLLFTDGDCIPRPDFLAVHLREAEPKRFLSGTYNNLPESFKGLITEANVRSGLAFRLKWLRTNGLPFSSKCLRLVRNKTFTSVMNRLTTTRPTWNGCNVSGWKSDIEAVNGYDERMRYGGLDREIGLRMNNLGIRGKQIRFKAICLHVDHPRGYMNDEDLQRNLSIRNDTIRSKLTRTPYGIRRAA
- a CDS encoding alpha-1,2-fucosyltransferase, coding for MATSAHLHLSDEKQTLDSKASDRDCATTEASASDKTCTISISGGLGNQMLQYAAGRALSIHHDCSLQLDLKFYSSKRHRSYELDAFPIQAHRSIKPSFFSQILSKIQSESKHVPTYQEQSKRFDPAFFNTEPPVKIRGYFFSEKYFSPYADQIRTELTPPIPPDQPARDMAIRLKECVSTSLHVRRGDYVTNANARQRFWCCTSEYFEAAIERLPTDSTVFVFSDDIEWAKQNIRSSRTTVYVNDELKKAGSPETGLRDLWLMTHAKSHIIANSSFSWWGAWLANSEANLTIAPKKWFNDPEIDDSDIVPSSWHRI
- a CDS encoding FkbM family methyltransferase, whose product is MFNYLLKYARRKTDPISLLQQLTKGSSEYRTLVHVGAHLGQERTNYESKGYQKILWIEGSEEIHAKLADSLRQHDGPAEHSTACALLSDRDGEEIGLRCFSNNGMSNSIFAPAEQLTSRWPTVKETGEIEMQRSVSLDRLLANTPFANDCDVLVVDVQGAELLVLKGGLTTLSRVKAVVCEVSTVPYYEGGVLFKELNQFMESHGFHAMSTPRRHGDMLFMPKAAQSKLAA
- a CDS encoding FkbM family methyltransferase, yielding MANQIKQLKQTWRLCSSVANAFKGKIRTTLGIRKPTKTCQIPELKRIVDETFPEDERGVFVEVGAYDGERFSNTSWLADAGWRGLYVEPSKQFSRWCRLRHMLNRVTVLNVAAGNENTSATLQQIGSLSTMSQATFEEYDRIDWAKQQIAKECKQQQTEVLKLDKILADQKIPEAFDVLVVDVEGYEENVFSGFSLAQWKPKLIIVELCDIHPDFQDNLELVESAGRVRQTILAAGYREKYSDSINTVFEVDAASPCSESKDSRIAA
- a CDS encoding glycosyl transferase; the encoded protein is MEATIRSHISYFDEIVAVHNQCTDRSVEILESLQAEFGEEKLRVIHYTDRVYPPGSTGHIETPGDSPNSLVNYYNFSLAATRYQVATKLDDDHLAIGQATKEVTDSIRMLGSAFNEMHCFSGPNLLLNENGDLSVPLDDSISGGGDIGFFPVSEETYFTHDRRFERFHRGNLPRKFVGFLYWHLKYLKPDHGFGNYELDQNPNSRYAKRLKTVESDRASTLCVAELQRSVSPSVWRRFKAIVSTKDRLQNARDAAILSSFTDVSITEAVKASANWDLVTS